The following coding sequences are from one Streptomyces sp. NBC_01232 window:
- a CDS encoding response regulator transcription factor, whose translation MIRVLLVDDDAIVWAGLRLMLGGAPDIDLVAEAADGAEVPGLVAAHGPDLVLMDIRMPGVDGLAATERLRAQPGAPEVLVLTTFHTDAHVLRALRAGAAGFLLKDTPPQEIVTAIRTVAAGDPVLSPAVTRRLIDRVAGGDGGQGARATAARARLALLAGREREVAVAVGRGLSNAGIGRELHLALPTVKTHVSRILTRLDLNNRVQIALLVHDADLPDSGGPPR comes from the coding sequence GTGATCCGCGTACTGCTGGTCGACGACGACGCGATCGTCTGGGCCGGGCTGCGCCTGATGCTCGGCGGCGCCCCGGACATCGACCTGGTCGCGGAGGCCGCGGACGGGGCGGAGGTGCCCGGCCTCGTCGCCGCGCACGGCCCCGACCTGGTGCTGATGGACATCCGGATGCCCGGCGTCGACGGGCTCGCCGCCACCGAGCGGCTGCGGGCACAGCCGGGAGCCCCCGAGGTACTGGTCCTGACCACCTTCCACACCGACGCGCACGTCCTGCGCGCGCTGCGGGCCGGAGCCGCCGGATTCCTCCTCAAGGACACCCCGCCGCAGGAGATCGTGACGGCGATCCGGACGGTGGCTGCCGGCGACCCGGTGCTGTCCCCGGCCGTCACCCGCCGGCTCATCGACCGGGTGGCGGGGGGCGACGGCGGCCAGGGCGCCCGCGCGACCGCCGCCCGGGCCCGGCTGGCGCTGCTGGCCGGGCGCGAGCGGGAGGTGGCCGTCGCCGTCGGGCGGGGCCTGTCCAACGCCGGGATCGGGCGGGAGCTGCACCTGGCGCTGCCCACGGTGAAGACCCACGTGTCCCGGATCCTGACCCGGCTCGACCTCAACAACCGGGTGCAGATCGCCCTTCTGGTCCATGACGCGGACCTGCCGGACAGCGGCGGACCGCCCCGCTGA
- a CDS encoding sensor histidine kinase, producing MRRIHRTRRDWAADLGLFLFAACFAAVSSQSIPVDESLGPGWRTADQVVGGLGCAAVLLRRRWPVQLAVALLLAGGFAHYLTGPAMVAVFTVAATRPWKATAWVAALAFGPLPLFLWRLPDMSGDRAGSAVTYFALIAGAIGWGLFRRSRRQLIASLRERAELAEADAESRAERARMEAREEIAREMHAVLGHRLSLLSVHAGALEFNPGAPRAEIERAAAVMRESAHLALHDLREVIGVLRAGSGEGPAEDERPQPELADLPRLVAEARAAGGRIALAGPPEGDTPPALVGRTAYRIVQEALTNVRKHAPGADVDVRLTGGPGDGLTVEVRNARPSVPDPARAAAPGAAGGGGQGLIGLAERARLAGGELTALPADGGFRVHAWLPWQS from the coding sequence ATGCGCCGTATCCACCGCACCCGCCGGGACTGGGCCGCCGACCTGGGCCTGTTCCTCTTCGCCGCGTGCTTCGCCGCCGTCAGCTCGCAGTCCATCCCGGTGGACGAGAGCCTCGGCCCGGGGTGGCGGACCGCCGACCAGGTGGTCGGCGGGCTGGGCTGCGCGGCGGTGCTCCTGCGTCGGCGCTGGCCGGTCCAGCTGGCCGTGGCGCTGCTCCTGGCGGGCGGGTTCGCGCACTACCTGACCGGACCGGCGATGGTGGCCGTGTTCACCGTGGCCGCGACCCGGCCCTGGAAGGCCACGGCCTGGGTGGCGGCGCTGGCCTTCGGCCCCCTGCCCCTCTTCCTGTGGCGGCTGCCGGACATGTCCGGGGATCGGGCGGGCTCGGCGGTGACGTACTTCGCCCTGATCGCCGGGGCCATCGGCTGGGGGCTCTTCCGGCGCTCCCGCCGGCAGCTGATCGCCTCGCTGCGCGAGCGCGCCGAGCTGGCCGAGGCGGACGCGGAGTCCCGGGCGGAGCGGGCCCGGATGGAGGCCAGGGAGGAGATCGCCCGCGAGATGCACGCCGTACTCGGCCACCGGCTGTCGCTGCTGAGCGTGCACGCGGGCGCACTGGAGTTCAACCCGGGCGCCCCGCGGGCGGAGATCGAGCGGGCGGCCGCGGTGATGCGGGAGAGCGCCCACCTGGCCCTGCACGACCTGCGCGAGGTGATCGGCGTACTGCGGGCCGGTTCGGGGGAAGGACCGGCGGAGGACGAGCGTCCGCAGCCGGAACTGGCGGACCTGCCGCGCCTGGTGGCGGAGGCGAGGGCCGCGGGCGGCCGGATCGCGCTGGCCGGACCGCCCGAGGGGGACACGCCGCCGGCCCTGGTGGGGCGTACGGCGTACCGGATCGTCCAGGAGGCGCTGACCAACGTACGCAAGCACGCGCCCGGCGCGGACGTCGACGTGCGGCTCACCGGGGGCCCGGGGGACGGGCTGACGGTGGAGGTCCGCAACGCCCGCCCATCCGTACCGGATCCGGCGAGGGCCGCCGCCCCCGGAGCGGCCGGGGGCGGCGGACAGGGGCTGATCGGGCTGGCCGAACGCGCCCGGCTGGCGGGCGGGGAACTGACGGCCCTCCCCGCCGACGGCGGCTTCCGGGTGCACGCCTGGCTACCCTGGCAGAGCTGA